In a single window of the Paenibacillus sp. MMS20-IR301 genome:
- a CDS encoding Dabb family protein: MEPVIPLPPAASITGISDKEGARTLKNGTIRHMAVFTLKAAPDSAEAAAFLRDGAEILSNIPVVMNFEVLRQVSAKCEFQYGFSMEFADQAAYDAYNAHPDHQAFVEKRWETEVAAFQEIDFVN; this comes from the coding sequence ATGGAACCAGTGATACCGCTGCCGCCCGCAGCTTCTATCACCGGTATTTCGGATAAAGAAGGAGCGAGAACATTGAAGAATGGAACGATACGGCATATGGCCGTCTTTACACTGAAGGCTGCCCCGGATTCTGCGGAAGCCGCCGCTTTTCTGCGCGATGGAGCGGAGATTCTCAGCAATATTCCGGTAGTGATGAACTTCGAGGTGCTGCGCCAGGTCAGTGCCAAATGTGAATTCCAGTACGGCTTCTCCATGGAATTTGCCGATCAGGCGGCTTATGACGCCTATAATGCTCATCCTGACCACCAGGCATTTGTCGAGAAGCGCTGGGAAACTGAGGTTGCCGCTTTCCAGGAGATAGATTTCGTGAATTAA
- a CDS encoding alpha-ketoacid dehydrogenase subunit beta, which yields MAQMNMKEAIRDAMRVELSRDPNVMIFGEDVGNVGGVFRVTEGLQKEFGEERIFDTPLAESAIGGLAFGLGIQGFRPIAEIQFVGFIFEALDQIVIQAARLRYRSGGKYNAPVVFRTPFGGGVKAAELHTDSLEGLIAQSPGIKVVIPSNPYDAKGLMIASIRDNDPVFFMEHLNLYHAFRAEVPEGEYTVELGKASVVREGSDVSIITYGLMVHTAIKAADQLEKEGIKAEVIDLRTVSPIDIDTIVASVKKTNRAIVVQEAQKSSGVAAEVIAQINEKALLHLEAPVLRVAGPDTIFPFAQIEDTWIPTPARVITAVKKVLEF from the coding sequence ATGGCACAGATGAATATGAAAGAAGCAATTCGTGACGCAATGCGCGTTGAACTGAGTCGCGACCCTAATGTTATGATCTTTGGCGAAGACGTTGGTAATGTAGGCGGCGTTTTCCGTGTAACAGAAGGGCTGCAGAAAGAATTTGGCGAGGAGCGCATCTTCGATACTCCGCTGGCCGAGTCCGCAATCGGCGGTCTGGCTTTTGGTCTCGGGATTCAAGGCTTCCGTCCAATCGCTGAAATCCAGTTTGTCGGTTTTATTTTCGAAGCCCTCGACCAGATCGTTATCCAGGCTGCACGCCTGCGTTACCGTTCGGGCGGCAAATATAATGCACCAGTTGTATTCCGCACTCCGTTTGGCGGCGGCGTTAAGGCTGCTGAGCTGCACACGGATTCCCTTGAAGGCCTGATTGCCCAAAGCCCGGGGATCAAGGTAGTTATTCCTTCAAACCCTTATGATGCAAAAGGCCTGATGATTGCCTCGATCCGTGATAATGACCCTGTATTCTTCATGGAGCACCTCAACCTGTATCATGCGTTCCGTGCTGAAGTTCCTGAAGGGGAATATACTGTTGAGCTGGGTAAAGCGAGTGTTGTCCGTGAAGGCAGCGATGTATCCATCATCACTTACGGCTTGATGGTACATACAGCTATCAAAGCGGCTGATCAGCTCGAGAAGGAAGGCATCAAGGCTGAAGTCATCGACCTGCGTACAGTTAGCCCGATTGATATTGATACCATTGTGGCTTCTGTCAAGAAGACCAACCGGGCAATTGTTGTTCAGGAAGCCCAGAAGAGCTCCGGCGTAGCCGCTGAAGTGATTGCACAGATCAACGAAAAAGCTCTGCTGCATCTGGAAGCCCCTGTGCTTCGTGTAGCAGGCCCGGATACCATCTTCCCGTTTGCACAAATCGAGGATACTTGGATTCCAACTCCTGCACGCGTAATTACAGCTGTGAAGAAAGTTTTGGAATTCTAG
- a CDS encoding thymidylate synthase, with translation MRNYLDLLQDILDHGTAKGDRTGTGTVSVFGRQLRFDLSKGFPLMTTKRIHLKSVVHELLWFLKGDTNTSYLKENGVSIWDEWADENGELGPVYGSQWRAWESKDGRHIDQISEVIESIKNNPDSRRHIVSAWNVGEIEQMKLPPCHFVFQFYVADGKLSCMLTMRSVDTFLGLPFNIASYALLTHMVAQQTGLEVGDFIWSGGDVHIYANHMEQVATQLAREPYPLPQLKIRRSPDSIFDYTFEDFEFEGYVHHPGIKAPVAI, from the coding sequence TTGCGTAATTATTTGGATTTATTACAGGATATACTGGACCACGGCACAGCCAAAGGCGACCGGACCGGAACAGGCACAGTCTCTGTATTCGGGCGTCAGCTGCGGTTTGATCTGTCGAAGGGCTTTCCGCTGATGACCACCAAGCGCATCCATTTGAAATCGGTGGTGCATGAGCTGCTATGGTTTCTGAAAGGCGATACGAATACTTCATACCTGAAGGAGAACGGTGTCAGCATCTGGGATGAATGGGCCGATGAGAACGGGGAGCTGGGACCGGTATACGGTTCACAGTGGCGGGCCTGGGAGAGCAAAGACGGACGTCATATCGATCAGATCTCTGAAGTAATAGAGTCGATTAAGAACAATCCCGATTCGCGGCGTCACATTGTAAGTGCCTGGAACGTGGGCGAGATTGAGCAGATGAAGCTTCCGCCCTGCCATTTTGTCTTTCAGTTCTATGTTGCGGACGGGAAGCTTTCCTGCATGCTTACGATGCGTTCAGTAGATACCTTCCTGGGACTGCCGTTTAATATTGCCAGCTACGCGCTGCTTACCCATATGGTGGCCCAGCAGACCGGTCTTGAGGTGGGTGACTTCATCTGGTCCGGCGGTGATGTACACATTTATGCAAATCATATGGAGCAGGTGGCAACGCAGCTTGCGAGAGAACCTTATCCTTTGCCGCAGCTGAAGATCCGCAGATCTCCTGACAGTATATTCGATTATACCTTCGAGGACTTCGAATTTGAGGGCTATGTCCATCATCCGGGGATCAAGGCACCGGTAGCAATCTAA
- a CDS encoding C40 family peptidase — protein MNKHQWFKQALAVGICTSIGLGTLMSTGAGTAPAAAASVSADSAAAASVSASSTGTSIVSFGKKYLGTRYQFGASTSTTRYFDCSSFTKYIFSKYGVNLPRTSVAQSKVGTAVSKANLRPGDLLFFSSGSRATGKNVTHVAVYAGNGKILHTYGSPGVTISDLNSGNWKRTYLKARRVL, from the coding sequence ATGAATAAGCATCAATGGTTTAAGCAAGCACTTGCCGTCGGGATCTGCACTTCAATCGGTCTCGGCACACTAATGTCAACCGGAGCGGGCACTGCCCCTGCTGCCGCAGCATCTGTATCAGCTGACTCTGCCGCTGCTGCCTCTGTATCAGCTTCCTCAACCGGTACAAGCATTGTCAGCTTCGGCAAAAAATATCTGGGTACGCGGTATCAGTTCGGCGCATCCACTTCAACTACCAGATACTTTGACTGTTCTTCATTTACAAAATATATCTTCAGCAAATATGGCGTTAATCTGCCGCGTACATCCGTAGCCCAGTCCAAAGTCGGCACGGCCGTAAGCAAAGCCAATCTGCGTCCGGGCGATTTGCTGTTCTTCTCCAGCGGAAGCCGGGCTACCGGCAAGAATGTAACCCATGTGGCTGTATATGCAGGGAACGGCAAGATTCTTCACACCTACGGTTCACCGGGTGTAACGATTTCAGATCTCAACTCCGGAAACTGGAAAAGAACCTACCTGAAGGCCCGCCGCGTACTGTAG
- a CDS encoding low molecular weight protein-tyrosine-phosphatase — translation MVNVLFVCLGNICRSPMAEAVLRHKVAQQQLSGQITVDSAGTGDWHIGKLPHEGTRRILDLHGISYLDMMARLVSGDDFDKFQYIVCMDQSNGVNVRKLPGGDKRELMYFMDLLPEEELREVPDPYFTGNFEQVYDLINAGCDVLLDRIRSEKLQQA, via the coding sequence ATCGTAAACGTATTATTCGTCTGTCTGGGCAACATTTGCCGTTCCCCGATGGCTGAGGCTGTTCTGCGCCATAAGGTTGCACAGCAGCAATTGTCCGGGCAGATTACAGTGGATTCGGCCGGAACCGGAGACTGGCATATCGGCAAGCTGCCGCATGAGGGAACCCGGCGCATTCTGGATTTGCACGGAATCAGTTATCTGGATATGATGGCGCGGCTGGTCAGCGGTGATGATTTTGACAAATTTCAATATATAGTCTGTATGGATCAGTCTAATGGAGTTAATGTGCGCAAGCTTCCCGGAGGCGATAAACGGGAGCTGATGTATTTCATGGATCTTCTGCCTGAGGAGGAACTGCGTGAAGTGCCGGATCCTTATTTCACGGGGAATTTCGAACAGGTCTATGATCTGATCAATGCCGGCTGCGATGTGCTGCTTGACCGGATCAGAAGCGAGAAACTTCAGCAGGCCTAA
- a CDS encoding response regulator transcription factor, which translates to MNELIAWYAPGLPPGEQESAEDRRSREAGYSEVEAALRDLGMKTAISEDVEELRLLLSGTEPVLLLAELCDPGGWPGWSVVADIRNHGGILPVMVLSAASEEQQGAAAVSAFDAGGNEYMSLPVHTGEFKCRVLNLLKLTGRRRGLASLLKVDGLILDPSRRQVSRDGNELKMTPKEFDLLYYLAVNLGEICSRSEILKQVWGYQFHADTNVVDVYIRHIRMKVDKGHRNKLIHTIRGTGYVLRAPENGANC; encoded by the coding sequence ATGAATGAACTTATCGCTTGGTATGCTCCAGGTCTGCCCCCGGGTGAGCAGGAATCTGCGGAGGACCGGAGGAGCCGGGAAGCCGGATATTCTGAAGTTGAAGCAGCGCTCCGTGATCTGGGGATGAAGACAGCCATAAGCGAAGATGTAGAGGAGCTGCGTCTGCTGCTGTCCGGTACAGAACCTGTACTGCTGCTTGCAGAGCTGTGTGATCCGGGCGGCTGGCCAGGCTGGAGTGTTGTTGCGGATATTAGGAATCACGGAGGAATTCTGCCGGTGATGGTGCTCTCTGCAGCTTCAGAAGAGCAGCAGGGTGCGGCGGCTGTATCCGCTTTTGATGCCGGAGGGAATGAATATATGTCGCTGCCTGTGCATACCGGAGAATTCAAATGCAGAGTGCTCAATCTGCTCAAGCTGACCGGGCGCCGCAGAGGACTGGCCTCGCTGCTCAAAGTAGACGGCCTGATCCTGGATCCCAGCCGCCGGCAGGTCAGCCGGGACGGGAACGAGCTGAAGATGACCCCCAAGGAATTTGATCTGCTGTATTATCTGGCGGTGAATCTGGGTGAAATCTGTTCACGCAGCGAAATACTGAAGCAGGTATGGGGGTACCAATTCCACGCAGACACCAATGTGGTCGATGTATATATCCGCCATATCCGCATGAAGGTGGACAAGGGCCACCGGAACAAGCTCATTCATACGATACGCGGAACCGGTTATGTGCTGCGGGCGCCGGAGAACGGCGCCAACTGCTGA
- a CDS encoding 2-oxo acid dehydrogenase subunit E2 — MAKFEYRFPELGEGLHEGEIIKMHIKAGDKVTDDDIVMEVQNDKAVVEVPCPVNGTVLEVFTKDGQVCRVGEVVAIIDAEGEVPEQEGGHAAAQATQEADAAKGGADTTSSPAAGTPATGGATNFQYLFPELGEGLHEGEIIKMHIKVGDKVTDDDIIMEVQNDKAVVEVPCPVNGTVLEVRVKDGQVCRVGEVVAVIAAEGEVPHQEGGHAEEAPAAQAAAPAQGTAAAAAPAPNREVLATPSVRKFARDKGVDISKVNGSGKNGKITLEDVESFLKGGQAAPAAAPAAAASAPAASAAAEAPKAKAAAPAAAGNANLEEERVPFKGIRKAISNAMVKSAYTAPHVTIMDEVDVTELVAFRARMKPVAEKKGVKVTYLPFIVKALVAASRQFPALNAMIDEESNEIVYKKYYNIGIATDTDNGLIVPVIKDADRKSIWMIASAITDLAVRGRDGKLAANEMRGSTISISNIGSAGGMFFTPIINFPEVAILGTGRITEKPVVKNGEIVAAPVMALSLSFDHRIIDGATAQNFMNYIKTLLANPDMLVMEV; from the coding sequence GTGGCAAAATTTGAGTACCGGTTCCCAGAGCTGGGCGAAGGTCTGCATGAAGGCGAAATTATCAAAATGCATATCAAAGCCGGCGATAAAGTAACCGATGACGATATCGTAATGGAAGTTCAGAATGACAAGGCAGTGGTAGAGGTGCCTTGTCCGGTCAACGGCACAGTGCTTGAAGTATTCACTAAAGACGGTCAAGTGTGCCGGGTAGGTGAAGTTGTGGCGATTATCGATGCGGAAGGTGAAGTTCCTGAACAGGAAGGCGGACATGCTGCAGCCCAGGCTACCCAGGAAGCTGATGCAGCTAAAGGCGGAGCGGACACAACCTCCTCACCGGCAGCCGGCACGCCTGCAACCGGTGGAGCTACAAACTTCCAGTACCTCTTCCCTGAACTGGGTGAAGGTCTGCATGAAGGCGAAATTATCAAAATGCATATCAAAGTCGGCGACAAAGTAACTGACGATGATATTATCATGGAAGTTCAGAACGACAAGGCGGTTGTAGAAGTGCCTTGCCCGGTTAACGGTACAGTGCTTGAAGTCCGCGTGAAGGACGGTCAGGTATGCCGTGTCGGCGAAGTTGTAGCTGTCATTGCAGCGGAAGGCGAAGTTCCTCACCAGGAGGGCGGCCACGCTGAAGAAGCTCCTGCAGCCCAGGCAGCGGCACCAGCCCAAGGTACAGCAGCGGCAGCAGCACCTGCTCCTAACCGCGAAGTACTGGCCACTCCAAGTGTGCGTAAATTTGCCCGCGACAAAGGCGTTGACATCTCCAAGGTGAACGGCAGCGGCAAGAACGGCAAGATTACACTTGAAGATGTAGAGTCCTTCCTGAAGGGCGGCCAGGCAGCACCAGCAGCGGCTCCGGCAGCAGCGGCATCCGCACCGGCAGCATCTGCAGCAGCAGAAGCTCCAAAAGCTAAAGCAGCAGCTCCTGCAGCAGCCGGCAATGCCAACCTTGAAGAAGAACGCGTACCGTTCAAAGGTATCCGTAAAGCGATCTCCAATGCCATGGTTAAATCAGCCTACACAGCGCCGCATGTTACCATCATGGACGAAGTGGATGTTACTGAGCTGGTGGCCTTCCGTGCCCGTATGAAGCCAGTTGCCGAGAAGAAGGGCGTGAAGGTAACTTATCTTCCGTTCATCGTGAAGGCACTTGTTGCGGCTTCACGTCAATTCCCGGCGCTTAACGCTATGATTGATGAAGAGTCCAACGAAATTGTCTACAAGAAATACTACAACATCGGTATTGCCACTGATACAGATAACGGCCTGATCGTTCCTGTCATCAAAGACGCTGACCGTAAGAGCATCTGGATGATTGCAAGTGCCATTACCGATCTGGCAGTACGCGGACGTGACGGCAAGCTGGCTGCAAATGAAATGAGAGGCAGCACCATCTCCATCTCGAACATCGGCTCCGCCGGCGGCATGTTCTTCACTCCGATCATCAACTTCCCTGAAGTTGCGATTCTGGGTACTGGCCGCATCACTGAGAAGCCGGTTGTTAAGAACGGTGAAATCGTTGCAGCACCTGTAATGGCACTGTCCCTGAGCTTTGACCACCGGATTATCGATGGCGCAACAGCACAGAATTTCATGAACTACATTAAGACCCTGCTTGCAAATCCTGATATGTTAGTAATGGAGGTGTAA
- a CDS encoding alpha/beta hydrolase-fold protein, whose translation MSEPVFLKRTIVKQTLWSEHLQEERKLRIYLPPGYNEVLSYPVVYCQDGEEFFNFGRIATLAGQLIMEQDVEPFIIVGVEVNVAVRTQEYAPFGSRYKQYLACFAEEIIPFIEHNYPVRRTPDERIVAGDSLGGSVSLHLALTYPALFNRVLSLSGAYYPESRELLAREEDLSWLQINMVVGLQERDYATDTGIYDFVEMNRETKALLESRGATVSYREKDGRHLWGFWQKELPESLLYFFNR comes from the coding sequence ATGAGTGAACCTGTTTTTCTGAAACGTACAATAGTGAAACAAACGTTATGGAGCGAGCATCTGCAGGAGGAGCGCAAGCTGCGCATTTATCTGCCCCCCGGTTACAATGAGGTTCTCAGCTATCCTGTAGTCTACTGCCAGGACGGCGAGGAGTTCTTCAACTTCGGCCGGATTGCGACACTTGCCGGGCAGCTGATCATGGAGCAGGATGTGGAACCCTTCATTATAGTGGGCGTTGAAGTGAACGTCGCTGTACGCACCCAGGAGTACGCTCCGTTCGGCAGCCGTTACAAGCAGTACCTTGCATGCTTCGCCGAAGAGATTATTCCCTTCATTGAACATAATTATCCTGTGCGCCGAACACCTGATGAGAGGATTGTTGCAGGCGACTCTCTTGGCGGCAGCGTATCGCTGCATCTTGCCCTAACTTATCCTGCATTGTTCAACCGTGTCCTCAGCCTCTCCGGGGCCTATTATCCCGAATCCCGCGAACTGCTGGCGCGTGAAGAGGACCTGTCCTGGCTGCAGATCAATATGGTGGTCGGCCTGCAGGAACGGGACTATGCGACGGATACCGGGATCTACGATTTCGTAGAAATGAACAGGGAAACCAAAGCCTTGCTTGAATCAAGGGGAGCAACGGTCTCCTACCGCGAGAAGGATGGCCGCCATCTCTGGGGATTCTGGCAAAAAGAACTACCGGAATCATTACTCTATTTCTTTAACCGCTGA
- the lpdA gene encoding dihydrolipoyl dehydrogenase, which yields MVVGDASIEIDTLVIGAGPGGYVAAIRAAQLGQKVIIVDKSELGGVCLNRGCIPSKALISAAHQFEAAQHGEVFGVTAENVKVDWAKTQEFKNGVVKRMTTGVTSLMKGNKIEVFNGEAMFISTNEARLFNDHESPRYKFNNCIIATGSRPIELKPFPFGGRILSSTEALDLPEIPKSMIVIGGGYIGAELGQMYSKFGTKVTIIEGLDTVLPGFDKDMTRLVAKNMAKTGIEIVTNAKAESAVQNDKEVTVKYSVGGESKEVTAEYLLVTVGRRPNTDGELGLDLIGVELDERGLVKVDHQGRTNIPNIFAIGDIVPGLALAHKASYEGKIAAEAISGHKSVVDYKVMPAVVFTDPECSSVGLTEKEAKDKGYAVKSGKFPFAGNGRAVSLNAPEGFIKIVAKSDNNQVLGAQIVGIEASNLIAELGLAIEMGATLEDIALTIHAHPTLGEIVMEAAELVEGHPIHVIK from the coding sequence ATGGTAGTCGGAGACGCTTCAATCGAAATCGACACATTGGTAATTGGTGCAGGTCCCGGCGGGTATGTGGCGGCAATCCGTGCCGCCCAGCTCGGCCAGAAGGTCATCATTGTAGATAAATCGGAACTTGGCGGCGTGTGCCTTAACCGCGGCTGTATTCCTTCCAAAGCCCTGATCTCAGCAGCTCATCAGTTTGAGGCTGCACAGCACGGCGAAGTGTTCGGTGTAACTGCCGAGAACGTTAAAGTGGACTGGGCCAAAACCCAGGAGTTCAAGAACGGCGTTGTCAAAAGAATGACAACCGGCGTAACCAGCCTGATGAAGGGCAACAAAATTGAAGTGTTCAACGGTGAAGCTATGTTCATCAGCACAAACGAAGCCCGTTTGTTCAATGATCATGAATCCCCGCGCTACAAATTCAATAACTGCATCATTGCAACGGGTTCCCGTCCGATTGAACTGAAGCCTTTCCCGTTTGGCGGACGTATCCTGTCCTCGACCGAAGCGCTTGATCTTCCGGAAATTCCGAAGAGCATGATCGTTATTGGCGGTGGATACATCGGTGCCGAGCTGGGTCAAATGTACTCCAAATTCGGCACAAAAGTAACGATCATTGAAGGTCTGGACACTGTACTGCCTGGCTTCGATAAGGATATGACCCGTCTTGTAGCCAAGAACATGGCGAAGACCGGTATTGAGATCGTAACGAATGCCAAAGCAGAAAGTGCTGTACAAAATGATAAAGAGGTTACAGTGAAATACTCCGTGGGCGGCGAGTCCAAGGAAGTTACTGCTGAATACCTGCTGGTTACAGTTGGACGTCGTCCTAACACAGACGGCGAGCTGGGTCTTGATCTGATCGGTGTTGAGCTGGATGAACGCGGTCTGGTCAAAGTTGACCACCAGGGCCGTACTAATATCCCTAACATCTTTGCTATCGGTGATATCGTTCCTGGTCTTGCTCTGGCACATAAAGCTTCTTACGAAGGTAAAATTGCTGCTGAAGCTATTTCCGGACATAAATCCGTGGTGGACTACAAGGTTATGCCGGCTGTTGTGTTCACAGATCCTGAATGCTCCAGTGTAGGTCTGACTGAGAAGGAAGCGAAGGATAAGGGCTATGCTGTGAAGAGCGGCAAATTCCCGTTCGCAGGCAACGGCCGTGCCGTGTCCCTGAACGCTCCGGAAGGCTTCATCAAGATTGTCGCTAAGAGCGACAACAACCAGGTGCTCGGCGCGCAAATCGTCGGTATCGAAGCTTCGAACCTGATTGCTGAGCTGGGTCTGGCGATTGAAATGGGCGCTACGCTCGAAGATATCGCACTCACGATCCACGCGCATCCAACCCTTGGCGAAATTGTCATGGAAGCGGCTGAGCTGGTCGAAGGCCATCCGATTCACGTAATTAAATAA
- a CDS encoding ThiF family adenylyltransferase — MNPDGDKRTGAGSASRDGRYSRQIRFTPFGAAGQQGLARSTVLVVGMGALGTGIAETLARCGVGRLILVDRDYVEWSNLQRQQLYTEEDARQRTPKAAAAWQRLAEINSEITIEAHVLDGRAEELGSLLPGVDLIMDGTDNFDTRLIINDLAHKHGIPWIYGACVGSYGVTYTILPGETPCLNCLLGTVPLGGDTCDTAGILPQAVQLVTANGTAEALKLLGGYREKLRGKLLTFDIWRNEQQEIGVKAAKKVDCPSCGKQPVYPYLSASGSERSDVLCGRDTVQIRPARRGSLDLQETAARLSSLGSGKVESNPYLVSYTEEPYRMVVFADGRALIHGTSDTAAARSFYHRYFG; from the coding sequence ATGAATCCTGATGGTGACAAAAGAACAGGTGCTGGTTCCGCAAGCCGGGACGGCAGGTATTCCAGACAGATCCGGTTCACCCCCTTCGGGGCTGCCGGGCAGCAGGGATTAGCACGATCAACTGTACTGGTTGTCGGAATGGGGGCGCTGGGCACCGGTATCGCCGAGACGCTGGCGCGCTGCGGGGTAGGCCGGCTCATCCTGGTTGACCGTGATTATGTGGAATGGAGCAATCTGCAGCGCCAGCAGCTGTATACCGAAGAGGATGCCAGACAGAGGACCCCTAAGGCGGCTGCAGCCTGGCAGCGGCTGGCGGAGATTAATTCGGAGATAACGATTGAAGCCCATGTGCTGGACGGGCGTGCGGAGGAGCTGGGCAGCCTGCTGCCAGGGGTTGATCTGATTATGGACGGGACGGACAATTTCGATACCCGGCTCATCATCAATGATCTCGCACACAAGCACGGTATCCCTTGGATCTACGGGGCGTGTGTAGGAAGCTATGGAGTCACTTATACCATTTTGCCGGGTGAGACCCCCTGCTTGAATTGTCTGCTGGGTACTGTTCCGCTTGGCGGAGATACCTGTGATACGGCCGGAATTCTGCCCCAGGCTGTGCAGCTGGTAACGGCAAACGGCACTGCGGAAGCGCTCAAGCTGCTCGGCGGATACCGGGAGAAGCTGCGCGGCAAGCTGCTGACCTTCGATATTTGGCGTAATGAGCAGCAGGAGATCGGGGTGAAGGCGGCGAAAAAAGTAGACTGTCCTTCCTGTGGCAAGCAGCCTGTGTATCCGTACTTGTCGGCGTCGGGCAGTGAGCGCAGCGATGTACTGTGCGGCCGGGATACTGTGCAGATTCGTCCAGCCCGGCGCGGGAGCCTTGATCTGCAGGAGACTGCCGCCCGTTTGTCCAGTCTGGGCAGCGGCAAGGTAGAGAGCAATCCTTACCTGGTCTCATACACAGAGGAACCATACCGTATGGTTGTGTTTGCCGACGGGAGGGCGCTGATTCATGGAACCAGTGATACCGCTGCCGCCCGCAGCTTCTATCACCGGTATTTCGGATAA
- a CDS encoding thiamine diphosphokinase → MPTGRVVIFAGGGLSPDFLSLLDEEDYIIGADRGALFLIQHGIKPDIAVGDFDSVSAEDLQRIEAGATKTITCDPVYKDLTDSEMALDLALDTRPESILFLGVTGTRMDHTLASIQMMTRAQQRQVACSIMDEHNYITLTGSQAVVEERGFTYVSLLPLTPEVTGITLQGFQYPLTNATLKLGQSLAVSNVLLTSPGTVTIESGLLLIIQSKD, encoded by the coding sequence TTGCCAACAGGACGTGTTGTCATCTTTGCAGGCGGCGGACTGTCACCTGATTTTTTGAGCCTATTAGATGAAGAAGATTATATTATCGGTGCCGACCGGGGGGCTCTGTTCCTGATCCAGCACGGGATTAAGCCCGACATAGCCGTAGGCGATTTCGATTCCGTCTCTGCGGAGGACCTGCAGCGGATTGAGGCTGGCGCAACAAAGACTATCACCTGTGATCCGGTATACAAGGATCTGACCGATTCGGAGATGGCTCTGGATCTTGCGCTGGACACCCGGCCTGAGTCCATCCTGTTTCTGGGGGTAACCGGCACACGTATGGATCACACACTGGCCAGCATCCAGATGATGACCCGGGCCCAGCAGCGGCAGGTTGCGTGCTCGATTATGGACGAGCATAACTATATTACACTCACCGGCTCCCAGGCGGTTGTAGAGGAACGGGGATTCACTTATGTATCCTTACTGCCCCTGACGCCGGAGGTTACAGGAATTACGCTGCAGGGCTTCCAGTATCCGCTCACCAATGCCACCCTGAAGCTGGGACAGTCCCTGGCTGTTAGCAATGTGCTGCTGACTAGTCCCGGAACTGTGACTATTGAGAGCGGACTGCTGCTGATTATCCAGAGCAAGGACTGA
- the pdhA gene encoding pyruvate dehydrogenase (acetyl-transferring) E1 component subunit alpha, which translates to MTRVPYEVYTEDVEALSVLSPDGEVINKEMMPDLTDDQLKEIMYRMVFTRTWDDRAVNLGRQGRLGFYAPVSGQEATMIGSEFALQKEDFVCPGYRDIPQLVWHGLPLYQAFLYSRGHQHGGQIPDGVNVLMPQIIIGAQILHATGIAMGFKLKKQQNVAITYTGDGGSSEGDFYEGLNFAGRFKLPVIFFVQNNGYAITTPFAKQTASKSIAHKAVAVGIPGIKVDGMDVFAVIAAVKQAAERARNGEGATLIEAVTYRFRPHSLSDDASKYRSKDEEGQWNEKDPIARLAKYLEKKGLWTEEDTARVREEAKATVNEQIKKAEQTEKMTIPGLIDSMFEVTPKHLEEQKADFE; encoded by the coding sequence ATGACTAGAGTTCCTTATGAAGTGTATACAGAGGACGTTGAAGCCCTTTCGGTACTTTCTCCGGATGGTGAAGTTATCAACAAGGAAATGATGCCTGATCTTACCGATGATCAATTGAAAGAAATTATGTACCGTATGGTATTTACCCGTACCTGGGATGACCGTGCAGTCAACCTGGGCCGCCAGGGCCGCCTTGGTTTCTACGCACCGGTATCCGGCCAGGAAGCTACAATGATCGGCAGTGAATTTGCACTGCAGAAAGAAGATTTCGTCTGCCCGGGCTACCGCGATATTCCGCAGCTCGTATGGCATGGACTTCCATTATACCAGGCTTTCCTGTATTCCCGCGGTCATCAGCACGGCGGACAGATTCCTGACGGCGTAAATGTACTTATGCCGCAGATCATCATCGGTGCGCAGATTCTTCACGCTACCGGGATTGCCATGGGCTTCAAATTGAAGAAACAGCAGAATGTTGCTATCACTTATACAGGGGACGGCGGTTCTTCCGAAGGTGACTTCTATGAAGGCCTTAACTTTGCCGGACGCTTCAAATTGCCGGTAATCTTCTTCGTACAGAATAATGGTTATGCCATCACGACTCCATTCGCTAAGCAGACGGCTTCGAAGTCCATTGCACACAAAGCGGTTGCGGTCGGTATTCCCGGAATCAAGGTAGACGGCATGGACGTCTTCGCGGTAATCGCTGCTGTGAAGCAGGCTGCTGAGCGTGCCCGTAACGGTGAAGGTGCAACGCTGATTGAGGCTGTAACCTACCGTTTCCGCCCGCATTCCCTTTCTGACGATGCCAGCAAATACCGTTCCAAGGATGAAGAAGGCCAGTGGAATGAGAAGGATCCGATTGCCCGTCTTGCCAAGTATCTGGAGAAGAAAGGCCTTTGGACCGAAGAAGATACTGCCCGCGTAAGAGAAGAAGCGAAAGCGACTGTAAACGAGCAGATCAAGAAAGCAGAACAGACCGAAAAAATGACCATTCCCGGCTTGATCGACAGCATGTTCGAGGTAACTCCGAAACATCTTGAAGAACAAAAAGCCGATTTTGAATAA